Proteins co-encoded in one Rhodospirillales bacterium genomic window:
- a CDS encoding IS5/IS1182 family transposase: MFCRLKDFRRIATRYDKRADVFLSGVFLAAAVVWWAN; this comes from the coding sequence CATGTTCTGTCGTCTCAAGGACTTCCGGCGGATCGCCACCCGTTACGACAAACGCGCCGACGTCTTCCTCTCCGGCGTGTTCTTGGCCGCCGCCGTAGTATGGTGGGCCAATTGA